In Acidiphilium acidophilum, one genomic interval encodes:
- a CDS encoding sigma-54-dependent transcriptional regulator, producing MAAITIIDDDAGFRESLAETLVDFGHVVTVFDRAVPAIEAIAGGCPDLVFLDLRMPGMDGIAALRAIREMRPEARVVVLTAYATGENTIEAMRLGAFDHLTKPVGREALAELLRGALRQAVAGPVVEAAVPGTIIGASPAIRDVQKRIGLAAAGEASVLILGETGVGKELVAAAIHRFSARADKPFVAVNCAAIPADLLESELFGHERGAFTGAVAARRGRFREAAGGTLLLDEIGDMPLATQAKILRVLQEREVTPLGGAAVKIDARIIAATHQDLQALVARGLFRADLYYRLAVIPIAVPPLRERGSDILLLARHVLEALRPGHPPRLTEAAERALLAHDWPGNVRELRNTLERAVSLTPSGVIEPGDLALQGKVEAKASTNLPEAVAATEIALIRAALIRAQGNRTEAARALGISRQALYDRLKRYDLETMSDFPTPPVGSSDGAG from the coding sequence ATGGCCGCGATCACGATCATCGACGACGATGCCGGGTTTCGGGAGAGTCTGGCCGAAACTCTGGTCGATTTCGGCCATGTCGTGACGGTGTTCGATCGGGCGGTGCCGGCGATCGAGGCGATTGCGGGGGGGTGTCCCGATCTGGTGTTTCTGGATTTGCGGATGCCGGGGATGGACGGGATTGCGGCGTTGCGGGCGATCCGGGAGATGCGGCCCGAGGCGCGGGTGGTGGTTTTGACGGCTTATGCGACCGGGGAGAATACGATCGAGGCGATGCGCCTGGGGGCGTTCGATCATCTGACCAAGCCGGTCGGGCGGGAGGCGCTGGCTGAATTGCTGCGCGGGGCGTTGCGCCAGGCGGTGGCGGGGCCGGTGGTCGAGGCGGCGGTGCCGGGGACGATTATTGGTGCCAGTCCGGCGATCCGGGATGTGCAGAAGCGGATCGGGCTCGCGGCCGCGGGGGAGGCGAGTGTGCTGATTCTGGGCGAGACCGGGGTGGGCAAGGAGTTGGTGGCGGCAGCGATTCACCGGTTCAGCGCAAGGGCGGACAAGCCGTTCGTGGCGGTGAATTGTGCGGCGATTCCGGCGGATTTGCTGGAATCGGAGTTGTTCGGCCATGAGCGCGGGGCGTTCACCGGGGCGGTGGCGGCGCGGCGGGGGCGGTTTCGCGAGGCGGCGGGCGGGACGCTGCTGCTCGACGAGATCGGGGATATGCCGCTCGCGACCCAGGCGAAGATTTTGCGGGTATTGCAGGAGCGGGAGGTCACACCGCTCGGGGGGGCTGCGGTGAAGATCGATGCGCGGATCATCGCCGCGACGCATCAGGATTTGCAGGCGCTGGTGGCGCGCGGGCTGTTCCGGGCGGATTTGTATTACCGGCTGGCGGTGATTCCGATCGCGGTGCCGCCGTTGCGCGAGCGGGGCAGCGATATTCTGCTGCTGGCGCGGCATGTTCTGGAGGCGCTGCGGCCCGGCCATCCGCCGCGCCTGACCGAGGCGGCGGAGCGCGCCCTGCTCGCGCATGACTGGCCGGGCAATGTGCGGGAGTTGCGCAACACGCTGGAGCGGGCGGTGAGTTTGACGCCGTCCGGGGTGATCGAGCCGGGGGATCTGGCGTTGCAGGGCAAGGTCGAGGCGAAGGCATCGACCAATCTGCCCGAGGCGGTGGCGGCGACCGAGATTGCGCTGATCCGCGCCGCGCTGATCCGCGCGCAGGGCAACCGGACCGAGGCGGCACGCGCGCTCGGGATCAGCCGGCAGGCGCTGTACGACCGGCTCAAGCGGTACGATCTCGAAACCATGTCGGATTTTCCGACACCGCCTGTCGGGAGTTCCGACGGGGCGGGGTGA
- a CDS encoding sensor histidine kinase, with protein sequence MTVSLRARLFALWLMSLFGSLVVAVLILGLFRQTASAHRERDRAVAARACQAIAMHYDFYTAGMDVPPDSAIFDAGLRAVLLLALRRDRGVIGGIQPLDAPPRAMLGSRPQAWIGQITRQIGDAIAADRPAVTSNGGFFDRTTIATCPLGGALGTPVANLAAYTVLQSDLLRSSFTRFAFGGLAVLLATLLASAWFLARLVLGFSQRLAGVEAALQADRPGTLALTGESELDRLITALNAATTRLDVARARIAESERLAALGRMAAGLAHEIRNPLGAIRLRAESGRSGDATRAAAALDRILVEAARLETLTARLLGFATAASVQPVTVSVDALIRDAIGALPATAVMVVAPESGIVWTLDPVLTRSAIENLLRNAVEACGEGGTVTVLAAKAGALIVTVSDTGPGVDKSLGDPFEPFVTGRPDGIGLGLAMARDMIRAQGGTLVLAPSVGGAVLVITLPEVK encoded by the coding sequence ATGACGGTGTCGCTGCGGGCGCGGCTGTTCGCGCTGTGGTTGATGTCGCTGTTCGGGTCGCTCGTGGTGGCGGTGCTCATTCTCGGGCTGTTTCGCCAGACCGCGAGCGCGCACCGGGAGCGGGATCGGGCGGTGGCGGCGCGGGCGTGTCAGGCGATTGCGATGCATTATGATTTTTATACCGCCGGGATGGACGTGCCGCCGGATTCCGCGATTTTCGATGCCGGGCTGCGGGCGGTGCTGCTGCTGGCGCTGCGGCGGGATCGGGGGGTGATCGGGGGGATTCAGCCGCTCGATGCGCCGCCGCGCGCGATGCTGGGCAGCAGGCCGCAGGCGTGGATCGGGCAGATCACCAGGCAGATCGGCGATGCGATTGCGGCGGATCGGCCGGCGGTGACGTCCAATGGCGGGTTTTTCGACCGGACCACGATTGCGACCTGTCCGCTTGGCGGGGCGCTGGGGACGCCGGTGGCCAATCTGGCGGCTTATACCGTGTTGCAGTCCGATCTGCTGCGGTCGAGCTTCACGCGCTTCGCGTTTGGCGGGCTGGCGGTGCTGCTGGCGACGCTGCTGGCCTCGGCATGGTTTCTGGCGCGGCTGGTGCTGGGGTTTTCCCAGCGGCTTGCGGGGGTTGAGGCGGCGCTGCAGGCGGATCGGCCAGGGACGCTCGCGCTTACCGGCGAGTCGGAGCTGGACCGGCTGATCACCGCGCTGAATGCGGCGACCACGCGGCTCGATGTGGCGCGGGCGCGGATTGCGGAATCCGAACGGCTTGCGGCGCTCGGGCGGATGGCGGCGGGGCTGGCGCATGAAATCCGCAATCCGCTGGGCGCGATCCGGCTGCGGGCGGAATCCGGGCGGTCCGGGGATGCGACGCGGGCGGCGGCGGCGCTCGACCGGATTCTGGTCGAAGCGGCGCGGCTGGAGACGTTGACCGCGCGGCTGCTCGGCTTTGCCACCGCTGCCTCGGTGCAGCCCGTGACCGTCAGCGTCGATGCCCTGATCCGCGATGCGATCGGCGCGCTGCCGGCTACGGCGGTTATGGTGGTGGCGCCTGAGAGCGGGATTGTGTGGACGCTCGATCCGGTGTTGACGCGCAGTGCGATCGAGAACCTGCTGCGCAATGCGGTGGAGGCGTGCGGTGAAGGTGGCACCGTCACTGTTCTTGCGGCGAAGGCGGGAGCCCTGATCGTTACGGTCAGCGATACCGGGCCGGGGGTGGATAAGTCGCTCGGCGATCCGTTCGAACCCTTCGTGACCGGGCGGCCGGACGGGATCGGCCTCGGCCTCGCGATGGCGCGCGATATGATCCGTGCTCAGGGGGGAACGCTGGTTCTGGCTCCCTCGGTGGGTGGGGCGGTGTTGGTGATTACGTTGCCGGAGGTGAAGTGA
- a CDS encoding OmpA family protein, whose translation MALFVAPVALMSTASAQSTGPSAAQIIQALKPSGHISSTTRGIVPLSPGDASATHPPAMKTSPTAMRIGGNHASTPSINLNIDFAMGSAQLTPRAKTELDRLGHALTDPTLADYKFKVIGHTDTTGSATTNLTLSQQRAAAVDQYLQTKFNISPSRLAALGVGEHDLLIPTGPNTPDRANRRVQIVNIGK comes from the coding sequence ATGGCCCTGTTTGTCGCCCCCGTGGCGCTGATGAGCACCGCCTCTGCCCAATCCACCGGCCCGTCGGCAGCGCAGATCATCCAGGCCCTGAAACCCTCCGGCCACATCTCCTCGACCACGCGCGGCATCGTCCCCCTCTCGCCGGGCGATGCATCGGCCACCCACCCGCCGGCCATGAAAACCTCCCCCACCGCCATGCGCATCGGCGGCAACCATGCCTCCACCCCCTCGATCAATCTCAACATCGACTTCGCAATGGGCTCGGCCCAGCTCACCCCCCGCGCGAAAACCGAGCTCGACCGTCTCGGCCACGCCCTGACCGACCCGACCCTGGCCGACTACAAATTCAAGGTCATCGGCCACACCGATACCACCGGCAGCGCCACGACCAACCTCACCCTCTCGCAGCAGCGCGCCGCAGCGGTCGATCAGTACCTGCAAACCAAATTCAACATCTCCCCGTCCCGCCTCGCCGCCCTCGGCGTCGGCGAACACGACCTCCTGATCCCCACCGGCCCGAACACGCCGGACCGCGCGAACCGCCGGGTGCAGATCGTCAACATCGGCAAATGA
- a CDS encoding acetolactate synthase large subunit has translation MNGAESLVHTLIACGITTVFANPGTSEMHFVAALDRIPGIDCVLCLDETVASGAADAFWRTTGRPAATLLHCGPGLANALANLHNARRGRSGIVNIVGDQATYHRPLDAPLTADTEGWARSVSGFLRTATSAATVGRDAADAIAAARTGTIATLILPADTAWTEGGIPGTPRPVPNRPVPSPATITDIATLLRTGEPAMLLLGGRTLTDHGLRLAHAITATTGATLLAEVFNAKMERGQGRPPIERIPYPIDAAIAALTGIRHLILVEAKPPVGFFAYPGKPGALTPPDCTIHTLAALDQDGTAALAALAATLDAPEPAIPVTPRPTPDRGAPDLGTPDRAPIAPEAVATSLAALLPHDAIIIDEGISFGRGFSRFTHGAAPHTWMQVPGGAIGGGLPMAVGAAVAATGSGRRVVSIQADGSAMYSIAALWTAARRNLDLTIIILANRKYAILLHEYAGVGANPGRTAMDMLDLGNPNLDFVKLAAGMGINAAQATSMPALNTLLASSFDHKGPFLIELLTG, from the coding sequence ATGAACGGCGCGGAATCTCTGGTCCACACCCTGATCGCCTGCGGCATCACCACCGTCTTCGCCAATCCCGGCACCAGCGAAATGCACTTCGTCGCCGCGCTCGACCGCATCCCCGGCATCGACTGCGTGCTCTGCCTCGATGAAACCGTCGCCTCCGGTGCCGCCGATGCCTTCTGGCGCACCACCGGCCGCCCCGCCGCCACCCTGCTCCATTGCGGCCCCGGCCTCGCCAACGCCCTCGCCAACCTCCACAACGCACGGCGGGGCCGCTCCGGAATCGTCAACATCGTCGGCGATCAGGCCACCTACCACCGCCCGCTCGACGCCCCCCTCACCGCCGACACCGAAGGCTGGGCCCGCTCCGTCTCCGGCTTCCTCCGCACTGCCACCAGCGCCGCCACCGTCGGGCGCGACGCCGCGGACGCCATCGCCGCCGCCCGCACCGGCACCATCGCCACCCTGATCCTCCCCGCCGACACCGCCTGGACCGAAGGCGGCATCCCCGGCACACCCCGCCCGGTCCCCAACCGCCCGGTCCCGTCCCCCGCCACCATTACCGATATCGCAACCCTCCTGCGCACCGGCGAACCCGCCATGCTCCTCCTCGGGGGCCGCACCCTGACCGATCACGGCCTGCGCCTCGCCCACGCCATCACCGCCACCACCGGCGCCACCCTCCTCGCCGAAGTCTTCAACGCGAAAATGGAACGCGGCCAGGGCCGCCCGCCGATCGAGCGCATCCCCTACCCGATCGACGCCGCCATCGCCGCCCTCACCGGCATCCGCCACCTCATCCTCGTCGAAGCCAAACCCCCGGTCGGCTTCTTCGCCTACCCTGGCAAACCCGGCGCCCTCACCCCGCCCGACTGCACCATCCACACCCTCGCCGCCCTCGATCAGGACGGCACCGCCGCCCTCGCCGCCCTCGCCGCCACGCTCGACGCCCCCGAACCCGCCATCCCCGTCACCCCGCGCCCCACCCCCGATCGTGGCGCCCCCGATCTTGGCACCCCCGATCGCGCCCCAATCGCCCCCGAAGCCGTCGCAACCTCCCTCGCCGCCCTGCTCCCGCACGATGCCATCATCATCGACGAAGGCATCTCCTTCGGTCGCGGCTTCTCCCGCTTCACCCACGGCGCCGCCCCCCATACCTGGATGCAGGTGCCCGGCGGCGCGATCGGCGGCGGCCTGCCCATGGCCGTCGGCGCCGCCGTCGCCGCCACCGGCTCAGGCCGCCGCGTCGTCTCGATCCAGGCGGACGGCTCGGCCATGTACAGCATCGCCGCCCTCTGGACCGCCGCCCGCCGCAACCTCGACCTCACCATCATCATCCTCGCCAACCGCAAATACGCCATCCTCCTCCACGAATACGCCGGCGTCGGCGCCAACCCCGGCCGCACCGCCATGGACATGCTCGACCTCGGCAACCCCAACCTCGACTTCGTCAAACTAGCCGCCGGCATGGGCATAAACGCCGCCCAGGCCACCTCGATGCCCGCCCTGAACACCCTCCTCGCCAGCAGCTTCGACCACAAAGGACCATTTCTGATCGAATTGCTGACCGGCTGA
- a CDS encoding IS4 family transposase yields the protein MGIAASKKRDGGRLKDIRAFIDELYAHDLHAKRVDSLSAATLGVMTGASLAVAMIGQALAQARGLVTKHAIKQVDRMLSNESIDVWESFARWVPHLVGSQTDIVVAMDWTDFDGDDQATLALNLVSKHGRAMPLLWLSMWKEELKDQRNAIEDTCLRRLSEVVPPGCRVTILADRGFGDHKLFAYLTELGFAYIIRFRGNIHVTDAAGETRTAADWVGKSGRARKLRGARVTASHAYQVGAVVCVHARDMKEPWCLASSDAVASAGTLIKQYSRRWTIEPSFRDVKDLRFGMGMAEIRIAEPERRDRLLLISAFAMALLTMLGTAGESLGMDRQLKSNTSKTRSHSLFRQGCMLYELIPNMPKHRLLPLMRRFTEMLRSSGIFGNSMPAT from the coding sequence ATGGGAATTGCAGCATCGAAAAAGCGTGATGGTGGGCGGTTGAAGGACATCCGCGCATTCATTGACGAGTTGTATGCCCACGATCTCCACGCCAAACGCGTTGACTCCCTGTCTGCTGCGACACTGGGCGTGATGACCGGCGCGTCGCTCGCCGTCGCGATGATCGGTCAGGCGTTGGCACAGGCGCGCGGGCTGGTGACCAAGCACGCGATCAAGCAGGTTGATCGCATGCTCAGTAACGAGAGTATCGACGTCTGGGAAAGCTTCGCCCGTTGGGTACCGCATCTGGTGGGTTCGCAGACCGACATCGTCGTTGCCATGGACTGGACGGATTTCGACGGCGACGATCAGGCAACGTTGGCGCTCAACCTGGTGAGCAAGCATGGCCGGGCGATGCCTCTGTTGTGGCTGTCGATGTGGAAAGAGGAATTGAAAGATCAGCGCAACGCCATCGAGGATACTTGCCTGCGCCGCCTGTCGGAGGTTGTCCCGCCCGGCTGCCGCGTGACCATCCTGGCCGACCGCGGCTTCGGTGACCACAAGCTGTTCGCGTATCTTACGGAGCTTGGCTTTGCCTATATCATTCGCTTCCGCGGCAACATCCATGTCACCGATGCCGCAGGCGAGACGCGAACCGCGGCGGACTGGGTCGGCAAATCGGGCCGGGCGCGCAAACTGCGTGGTGCGCGCGTCACCGCCTCGCACGCCTATCAGGTCGGTGCCGTGGTGTGCGTACATGCGCGTGACATGAAGGAGCCGTGGTGCCTGGCGAGCAGTGACGCCGTGGCGTCTGCAGGGACATTGATCAAGCAATATTCCCGGCGCTGGACGATCGAACCCAGCTTCAGGGACGTCAAGGATTTGCGTTTTGGGATGGGGATGGCTGAGATCCGCATCGCCGAACCAGAGCGGCGCGATCGGCTGCTGCTCATCAGCGCGTTTGCGATGGCGCTGCTGACCATGCTCGGGACGGCAGGCGAGAGCCTGGGAATGGATCGACAGCTCAAGTCCAACACTTCGAAGACCCGCTCACACTCGTTGTTCCGTCAGGGGTGCATGCTCTATGAATTGATCCCGAACATGCCGAAGCACCGGCTACTGCCCCTGATGCGGCGGTTCACGGAAATGCTGCGCAGCAGCGGCATATTCGGCAATTCCATGCCGGCTACGTAA
- a CDS encoding reverse transcriptase domain-containing protein, with the protein MVENRSESAQYLDLWKMGGFLRLPTTKHRDIRFASHTDSAIYSQYAAKLNPIYESYIEKMSLGDVVLAYRSGIGYNVPFAKSLIDEIKRRGNCIVMCLDVSGFFDNISHKILKNNLCEVLDTNHLSTDLFKIYTRLTKYEYVLREELELKLGKSKGKRLCGIDTFRTVVRPLIKRNTHKFGIPQGTPLSGLLANISMINFDRVLNDKISMYGLRNPPIFHRSRYCADSLRFSTKRWNAWMRVDHGNCSIEKA; encoded by the coding sequence TTGGTAGAGAATCGCAGCGAATCGGCGCAATACCTGGACCTATGGAAAATGGGGGGATTCCTGAGACTACCAACAACAAAACATCGCGATATTAGATTTGCATCACACACTGACTCTGCTATTTATTCGCAATACGCGGCAAAACTTAATCCAATATATGAGTCATATATTGAAAAAATGTCGCTGGGCGATGTTGTATTGGCTTATCGGAGCGGAATTGGGTATAATGTTCCTTTCGCAAAATCTCTTATCGATGAGATCAAAAGACGTGGAAACTGTATTGTTATGTGCCTTGATGTGTCGGGATTTTTTGATAACATATCGCATAAGATATTGAAGAATAACCTTTGCGAAGTCCTTGATACGAATCATCTTTCTACAGATTTGTTCAAAATATACACCCGCCTCACGAAATATGAATATGTTTTGCGCGAAGAGCTTGAACTAAAGCTCGGAAAAAGCAAAGGAAAGCGTCTTTGTGGCATCGATACTTTTCGGACGGTCGTTCGACCACTTATAAAGCGCAACACGCACAAATTCGGAATTCCACAAGGAACACCACTTTCGGGTCTTCTTGCAAATATATCGATGATCAATTTCGACCGAGTCTTAAATGATAAGATATCTATGTATGGCCTCAGGAATCCCCCCATTTTCCATAGGTCCAGGTATTGCGCCGATTCGCTGCGATTCTCTACCAAGCGTTGGAATGCATGGATGAGGGTGGATCATGGGAATTGCAGCATCGAAAAAGCGTGA
- a CDS encoding pentapeptide repeat-containing protein has protein sequence MPVPADRPAKRYTAKQFTEWRARWSGIEPDEALRTPPFGTTEDGLLDFRGVTMRKPGLGWLKKFNHAQFKMCDFTAASLAETNCSLCIFQDCVFDYTDLNNFRDYGCHFTNCRFYRSEWQVGAIGFDTSSAARGEYLSRYINCHFENIKLAKTTIGDPQFIDCNFVFKKLSGLDFGCSGFVACRFIGAFQDLTFRGTYEREDDRARKGHPEFAGFTDVSFERAALQWFDMRGSFRCDHLRMPSDGSAFTADLPRLCADRASLLERMNDPPLHKIASRYFDLYCRFADEQKIQIVSRFELIEIASNAGEPDTLADTLYTTLKSTYATPT, from the coding sequence ATGCCAGTCCCCGCTGACCGCCCCGCGAAACGCTACACCGCGAAACAATTCACCGAATGGCGCGCCCGCTGGTCCGGCATCGAACCCGATGAGGCGCTCCGCACCCCCCCTTTCGGCACCACCGAAGACGGTCTGCTCGATTTCCGCGGCGTCACCATGCGCAAACCGGGCCTTGGCTGGTTGAAGAAATTCAATCACGCCCAGTTCAAAATGTGCGACTTCACCGCAGCTTCACTCGCTGAAACCAATTGTTCGCTCTGCATCTTCCAGGACTGCGTATTCGATTATACCGATCTGAATAATTTCCGTGATTACGGTTGCCATTTCACAAATTGCCGCTTCTATCGCAGCGAATGGCAAGTCGGCGCGATCGGATTCGACACCAGTTCTGCCGCCCGGGGCGAATACCTGTCCCGCTACATCAACTGCCATTTCGAAAACATCAAACTGGCCAAAACCACCATCGGCGACCCCCAGTTCATCGATTGCAATTTCGTCTTCAAAAAACTCAGCGGCCTCGATTTCGGCTGCAGCGGCTTCGTCGCCTGCCGTTTCATCGGCGCGTTTCAGGACCTCACCTTTCGCGGTACCTACGAGCGCGAGGACGACCGCGCCCGCAAAGGCCACCCCGAATTCGCCGGCTTCACCGATGTAAGTTTCGAACGAGCCGCATTGCAATGGTTCGATATGCGCGGCAGCTTTCGCTGCGACCACCTCCGCATGCCGTCGGACGGCAGCGCCTTCACCGCCGACCTGCCCCGCCTCTGCGCCGACCGCGCGAGTCTGCTCGAACGCATGAACGACCCTCCGCTGCACAAAATCGCATCACGCTATTTCGATCTCTACTGCCGCTTCGCCGACGAACAGAAAATCCAGATCGTGTCGCGTTTCGAGCTGATCGAAATCGCCTCCAACGCCGGCGAACCCGACACGCTCGCCGACACCCTCTACACCACCCTCAAATCCACCTACGCCACCCCCACCTGA
- a CDS encoding heme lyase CcmF/NrfE family subunit: protein MIPALGHFALVLAFVISIAQAVLGLFGPPLRDRRVMAAPPALAISQFLMLAASFGALVWAGVVSDYTVRNVADYSSSLTPLFYRIAGTWGNHDGSMLLWCLILSFCGGIVGAFGRGIPSSLRARVCGVMGLVSTGFLLFTLTVSDPFQRIWPPPLHGAGVNPVLQSPGLVVHPPVLYVGYVGFSIAFAFAVAALIEGRVDAAWGRWVRPWTLFAWTFLTAGICLGSLWSYTVLGWGGFWFWDPVENVALLPWITGTALIHSAIVVEKRDSLKVWTILLAITTFALSLCGTFLVRSGILNSVHSFAVSPAQGNFLLMLISITIIASLILFVIRAPLLVTTGVFAPVSREGALILNNVFLCIIAAVVFTGTLYPPFSDLLFNIQLSVGAPFFDSTVLPLTAPLIISMAAGPLMPWKRADALAILRKLWLGAVAAVIILAVMLFRGHAIAALGLAGAVWVIIGALVDLAEKIRLFRVPLGQSLGRIFRLQRAQAGAILGHLGFGIMVLGIAGMTLRVHTVTVLRPGQSVALGGYSWTLESIHKFAGPDYKSRQATVLVTRDGHKVMTLRPALHYFTAQQTQTVIAAIRTDGVRNIFATFAGMSKSGAAEFRFNIHPLAPELWFGGLIMAIGGTLSLFDRRLRVGAPARRPTALTDGSAIP, encoded by the coding sequence ATGATCCCTGCTCTCGGCCATTTCGCCCTGGTTCTCGCCTTCGTCATTTCGATCGCGCAGGCGGTCCTCGGCCTGTTCGGCCCGCCGCTGCGCGACCGGCGGGTGATGGCCGCACCCCCTGCCCTCGCGATCAGCCAGTTCCTCATGCTCGCCGCGTCCTTCGGCGCCCTCGTCTGGGCCGGCGTGGTCTCCGATTACACCGTGCGCAACGTCGCCGATTATTCATCGAGCCTGACCCCGCTTTTCTACCGGATCGCCGGAACCTGGGGCAATCATGACGGCTCGATGCTGCTCTGGTGCCTCATCCTCTCCTTCTGCGGTGGCATCGTCGGCGCGTTCGGTCGCGGCATTCCCTCCAGCCTGCGCGCCCGGGTCTGCGGCGTCATGGGCCTGGTCTCGACCGGCTTTCTGCTGTTCACCCTCACCGTGTCCGACCCGTTCCAGCGGATCTGGCCGCCGCCGCTGCATGGCGCGGGCGTCAACCCGGTGCTCCAGAGCCCCGGCCTCGTGGTCCATCCGCCGGTCCTCTATGTCGGCTATGTCGGCTTCTCGATCGCCTTCGCCTTCGCCGTCGCCGCCCTGATCGAAGGCCGCGTCGATGCCGCCTGGGGCCGCTGGGTCCGGCCATGGACCCTGTTCGCCTGGACCTTCCTCACCGCCGGCATCTGCCTCGGCTCGCTCTGGTCCTACACCGTGCTCGGCTGGGGCGGGTTCTGGTTCTGGGACCCGGTGGAAAACGTCGCCCTCCTGCCCTGGATCACCGGCACCGCCCTGATCCATTCCGCCATCGTGGTCGAAAAACGCGATTCCCTGAAGGTCTGGACCATCCTGCTCGCCATCACCACCTTCGCCCTCAGCCTGTGCGGCACGTTCCTGGTCCGCTCGGGCATTCTCAACTCGGTCCACTCCTTTGCGGTCTCCCCCGCCCAGGGCAATTTCCTCCTGATGCTGATCAGCATCACCATCATCGCCTCGCTGATCCTGTTCGTCATCCGCGCGCCTTTGCTGGTCACCACCGGGGTTTTCGCGCCGGTCTCGCGTGAGGGCGCGCTGATCCTCAACAACGTGTTCCTCTGCATCATCGCCGCCGTGGTCTTCACCGGCACACTCTACCCGCCCTTCTCCGACCTGCTGTTCAACATCCAGCTCTCGGTCGGCGCGCCGTTCTTCGACAGCACCGTCCTGCCGCTCACCGCACCGCTGATCATCTCGATGGCCGCAGGCCCCCTGATGCCGTGGAAGCGCGCCGATGCCCTCGCCATCCTCCGCAAACTATGGCTCGGCGCGGTCGCCGCCGTCATCATCCTCGCCGTCATGCTGTTCCGCGGCCACGCCATCGCCGCCCTCGGCCTCGCCGGCGCGGTCTGGGTGATCATCGGCGCACTGGTCGACCTCGCCGAAAAAATCCGCCTGTTCCGCGTCCCGCTCGGCCAGTCGTTGGGGCGGATCTTCCGGCTCCAGCGCGCGCAGGCCGGCGCCATCCTCGGCCATCTCGGCTTCGGCATCATGGTCCTCGGCATCGCGGGCATGACGCTGCGGGTCCACACCGTCACCGTCCTGCGCCCCGGCCAGAGCGTCGCCCTCGGCGGCTATAGCTGGACCCTGGAATCGATCCACAAATTCGCCGGCCCCGATTACAAATCCCGCCAGGCCACGGTTCTCGTCACGCGCGACGGCCATAAGGTCATGACCCTGCGCCCGGCCCTGCATTACTTCACCGCGCAACAGACCCAGACCGTGATCGCCGCGATCCGCACCGACGGGGTGCGCAACATCTTCGCGACCTTCGCGGGCATGAGCAAATCGGGCGCCGCCGAGTTCCGCTTCAACATCCATCCACTCGCCCCGGAACTCTGGTTCGGCGGGCTGATCATGGCGATCGGCGGCACCCTGTCCCTGTTCGACCGACGGCTCCGGGTCGGCGCCCCGGCGCGCCGCCCCACCGCCCTGACCGACGGATCGGCGATCCCCTGA
- a CDS encoding DUF2189 domain-containing protein: protein MSSTSMPDRHVMAGAESVPRRAVGTPLRSVVQQRFEIGRLTPNDIRYALSQGYADLRACRTDMTTMAILYPLAAIFIAGVFAVQGLLPFVFPICAGFALIGPMATLWFTALSRQREIAGAVDAASAAAVFDTPRLDAIQRLGLTLVLLYLVWVGAAWGIYANTLGASSAMAGASFLARVFETGAGQSLIVIGCAVGALFAVVTLALSFVAFALVLDRDVSASRAMATSLRVAARNPVPVLGWGAVVVAALVLGALPGLLGLAVVLPLLGHASWHLYRRALPDTARHPV, encoded by the coding sequence ATGAGCAGTACGTCGATGCCTGATCGTCACGTCATGGCCGGGGCGGAATCGGTACCGCGCAGAGCCGTAGGGACGCCGCTCCGCAGCGTCGTTCAACAGCGGTTCGAAATCGGGCGGCTGACGCCGAACGATATTCGCTATGCCCTGTCGCAGGGATACGCCGATCTTCGCGCCTGCCGGACCGACATGACGACGATGGCGATTCTTTATCCCCTTGCCGCGATTTTTATCGCGGGGGTGTTCGCCGTGCAGGGGTTGCTGCCTTTCGTGTTTCCGATCTGTGCCGGTTTCGCGCTCATCGGCCCGATGGCGACCTTGTGGTTCACGGCGCTCAGCCGGCAGCGGGAGATTGCCGGCGCGGTCGATGCCGCCTCGGCGGCTGCGGTGTTCGATACACCCCGGCTCGATGCGATCCAGCGGCTGGGGCTCACGCTGGTCCTGCTCTATCTCGTCTGGGTCGGGGCGGCGTGGGGAATTTATGCCAATACGCTGGGGGCGTCTTCTGCCATGGCAGGGGCCTCGTTCCTCGCGCGGGTGTTCGAGACCGGGGCGGGGCAGTCCCTGATCGTGATCGGCTGTGCGGTCGGTGCCCTGTTCGCGGTGGTCACCCTGGCACTGTCGTTCGTTGCGTTTGCTCTCGTGCTTGACCGGGATGTCAGCGCGAGCCGGGCAATGGCCACCTCGCTGCGGGTTGCCGCGCGCAATCCGGTTCCGGTTCTCGGGTGGGGTGCCGTCGTTGTCGCAGCACTCGTGCTCGGCGCCTTGCCGGGGCTGCTCGGCCTCGCCGTGGTGCTGCCCCTGCTTGGCCATGCCTCGTGGCACCTCTACCGCCGCGCCTTGCCGGATACTGCCCGTCATCCGGTTTGA